From the genome of Oscillatoria sp. FACHB-1407, one region includes:
- a CDS encoding S-layer homology domain-containing protein produces MTNLPPSDPQPSRRDRDEIVAVVVAFAAIGSILAWGLSRTDQGFDLLNTPIVSGVFSPTDPAANPPTPGASAIPFVPPEGEEEEDSPRIVTEDEEGRLVDPTEPSGAIVPVPVPNRDNRADVRTSDTTDAGVVPVPAATVGAESPAPSPTGDAVEFPDVPRDYWAYPFITELSRRGILTGTEDGTFRPEQPITRAEYAALLQNMNNPERLNSIAFNDLPPDYWATPAIDNAIKTGFMRGYPGNVFQPNQEIPRFQVLISLVNGYGLSNPTNPDPIVQTFSDRTQIPDYAVQPVAAATQSGLVVNYPERTQLEPNRPVTRAEVAAIVYQALVATEQAEPIESPYVVKP; encoded by the coding sequence ATGACGAATCTACCGCCCTCTGACCCCCAACCCTCCCGCCGCGATCGCGATGAAATTGTGGCTGTTGTTGTTGCCTTTGCTGCGATCGGCTCGATCTTGGCATGGGGCTTAAGCCGCACTGACCAGGGCTTTGACCTGTTGAATACACCCATTGTGTCAGGGGTGTTCTCTCCTACTGATCCCGCTGCAAATCCCCCAACGCCTGGTGCTTCAGCGATCCCGTTTGTGCCACCAGAAGGGGAAGAGGAGGAAGATAGCCCCCGCATCGTGACCGAAGATGAGGAAGGGCGACTGGTTGACCCAACCGAGCCATCTGGGGCGATCGTGCCTGTTCCTGTTCCCAATCGTGATAATCGGGCAGATGTTCGCACCTCAGACACGACGGATGCTGGTGTTGTCCCGGTTCCCGCTGCGACGGTTGGGGCTGAATCTCCTGCTCCGTCTCCAACGGGCGATGCGGTTGAGTTTCCCGATGTGCCTCGCGATTATTGGGCTTATCCCTTCATTACCGAGTTGTCAAGACGAGGGATCCTGACGGGAACAGAGGATGGCACCTTTAGACCAGAGCAACCAATCACCCGTGCAGAATATGCTGCTCTGCTGCAAAACATGAATAACCCGGAGCGGTTGAACTCCATCGCGTTTAATGATTTGCCACCCGACTATTGGGCGACTCCGGCGATCGACAATGCCATCAAAACAGGTTTTATGCGCGGCTATCCCGGCAACGTCTTTCAACCCAACCAGGAAATTCCCCGGTTCCAGGTCTTGATTTCGCTTGTGAATGGATATGGGCTATCGAATCCCACCAATCCTGATCCAATTGTGCAAACCTTTAGCGATCGCACTCAAATTCCGGATTACGCCGTTCAACCTGTAGCGGCAGCAACCCAATCGGGGTTGGTTGTGAACTACCCTGAGAGGACGCAACTGGAGCCGAACCGTCCCGTGACCCGCGCTGAGGTGGCGGCGATCGTCTATCAGGCGTTGGTGGCAACCGAGCAAGCGGAGCCAATTGAGTCCCCCTATGTGGTGAAACCGTAA
- a CDS encoding Crp/Fnr family transcriptional regulator produces MTAENQILANLSPAVLQRLAPYLVPVSLEQGKIIHKPGELLSHLYFPIDCIISITVTMQDGATAEVSMVGSREVLGINALMGDNSTTQTEYVVQVPGKAMKIEAPVVQQEFDRNGELRDVLLRYVQAFMVQITQTAACNSLHTLEQRLPRWLLETQERIHSDYLPLTQEFIATMLGVRRAGVTLAAQKLQAQNLIQYRRGNVQILDQAGLEVSACECFQRIQIEYDRLLGKK; encoded by the coding sequence ATGACCGCTGAAAACCAAATATTAGCTAATCTGTCTCCTGCTGTACTTCAAAGACTTGCTCCCTACCTCGTTCCTGTCAGTTTAGAGCAAGGGAAGATCATCCACAAACCGGGCGAACTCTTGTCCCATCTTTATTTTCCAATTGACTGCATCATCTCTATCACAGTGACCATGCAGGACGGGGCAACAGCAGAGGTGAGTATGGTCGGCAGTCGAGAAGTGCTGGGAATTAATGCCTTAATGGGAGACAACTCAACTACCCAGACAGAATACGTGGTACAAGTTCCGGGCAAAGCCATGAAGATTGAGGCTCCGGTTGTGCAACAGGAGTTTGATCGCAATGGGGAACTGCGCGATGTGTTATTGCGCTACGTTCAGGCGTTTATGGTACAAATCACCCAAACCGCAGCTTGCAACTCGCTCCATACCTTAGAACAACGCTTACCACGCTGGCTGTTAGAAACACAAGAACGGATTCACTCCGACTATTTGCCTCTAACCCAGGAGTTTATCGCGACAATGCTGGGCGTTCGGCGAGCCGGGGTAACACTGGCAGCGCAAAAACTGCAAGCGCAAAACCTGATCCAATATCGTCGGGGAAATGTCCAAATTCTTGATCAAGCTGGGCTAGAGGTGTCTGCCTGTGAATGCTTTCAACGCATTCAAATAGAATACGATCGCCTTCTGGGAAAAAAGTAA
- a CDS encoding response regulator: MATSLILPHSALSVSANMDGSALLESGLRVLVVDGDPDSRELLAILFQEYGVEIITASSVSESLTIIRQSRPDLLIAEIMLPDEDGYSLISQVKVFETTHCTTLPAIALTTCVSEGDRVLAAGFCRYLSKPIDLDELMATVACLTEQFKRG; this comes from the coding sequence TTGGCTACTTCCTTGATACTGCCCCATTCTGCATTAAGCGTGTCTGCTAATATGGATGGTTCAGCGTTACTCGAATCAGGTTTACGAGTGCTCGTGGTAGATGGCGATCCTGACTCTAGGGAATTGCTGGCGATCTTATTTCAGGAGTATGGAGTTGAGATAATCACTGCCAGCAGTGTCAGCGAGTCGCTTACAATCATTCGTCAGAGTCGTCCTGACCTCTTAATTGCTGAAATTATGTTGCCTGATGAGGATGGATACTCACTGATTAGCCAGGTCAAAGTTTTTGAAACAACGCACTGTACAACGCTCCCAGCGATCGCTCTAACCACTTGTGTTAGCGAAGGCGATCGCGTTCTTGCAGCTGGATTTTGCAGATACCTGTCTAAACCAATTGATCTGGACGAGTTAATGGCAACGGTAGCTTGCTTGACTGAGCAGTTTAAAAGAGGTTAA